A window of Candidatus Jettenia caeni contains these coding sequences:
- a CDS encoding beta-phosphoglucomutase: MQAILFDMDGVLVDSMPYHAEAWDMVLKTVGINIEKKLIYELEGANSRQVIDAIFRQFGRIPTDEEIQEITRKKLEIFERIAQVKPFDGIQEFLETVKSKYKLAVVSGSHRQTVKKTIDTFFPDTFEVVIDGEETKISKPSPEPYLIAVRKLHIPKDHCLVVENAPLGIRSAKSAGLRCIAITTYLGREYLKEADWIAENHREMIAYIQRGTANFSL, from the coding sequence ATGCAAGCGATACTATTTGACATGGATGGAGTACTTGTTGACTCTATGCCTTATCACGCAGAAGCCTGGGATATGGTACTAAAGACTGTTGGTATCAATATTGAGAAAAAATTGATTTACGAGCTTGAAGGCGCAAATTCCCGGCAGGTAATTGATGCCATATTCAGACAGTTCGGCCGCATCCCTACCGATGAAGAAATACAAGAAATTACCCGTAAAAAGTTAGAGATATTTGAGCGGATAGCACAGGTAAAACCCTTCGATGGTATACAGGAGTTCCTTGAGACAGTAAAATCAAAGTATAAGCTGGCCGTCGTTTCAGGTTCTCACCGTCAGACGGTAAAGAAAACAATAGACACCTTCTTCCCGGATACTTTTGAGGTGGTTATTGATGGGGAAGAAACCAAAATAAGTAAACCGTCGCCGGAACCTTATCTTATAGCCGTCCGGAAACTTCACATACCGAAGGATCATTGCCTTGTTGTCGAAAATGCCCCTCTTGGCATACGGTCAGCAAAGAGCGCAGGCCTGCGATGTATTGCTATTACCACCTACCTTGGCAGGGAGTATCTGAAAGAGGCGGACTGGATTGCAGAAAATCACCGGGAGATGATAGCATATATCCAGAGAGGAACAGCAAACTTTTCCCTCTGA
- a CDS encoding putative cobaltochelatase has translation MRRYAIFILFIIFTSYLPFSHAEEARSLKYTFIVGNYLTPTVIKAIKNTWKEYPSLKNCIDFELVSTTDLDSGFNPHEIEDADIVVIDIMGIRISTATQAGFDQEAIKKAISRGAHILPINHSAGLDKEYIELGLTYDEEFRSYFDSGGIENFQNMLLFSLKKYAGVSGIKTEPPEKLLKNGYYHRHNSQGMFFETFEEYESWYKEKGYCKKDAKWVAVLTYSSFCEQGQNQVEDDIIRTLEEKGLNAFVAFGYPEGAAVERLLVDSKGVPRVSGILSFLFRFSDFKAVNSLEKCGVPIINLITVYGKDGKTWENDPEGLSSLEVSWQLAIPEIAGLIQPTVVSYRIREKDDETGFFVEERKPIPERIGRAVNRIRAWINLQEKDNGDKKVAIFYWNYPPGKQHIGASYLNVFASIDTVLKRMKDDGYDIGNEAIDEEILLENSLRYGRNIGNWVPGELDEMVKHGKCVLLPLEDYEKWIRNLPVNFIKEVTADWGPVEESNVMIWTDPKQKKKYMVIPAVRQGNVVILPQPVRGWMEDIEAMFHSKDLFPHHQYVGVYAWLKYGFGADAVIHFGTHGTHEWLPGKSGGLSGDDAPEALIQDLPVIYPYIVDDVGEGLVAKRRGSAVIVDHMIPPLKKGGLYHEYAGLEEMISSHDQALEQGAEHAGQYQENIIKKVKALGLDKDINISEYLVQGDTKNPPFPKGGLGGITHDETRNNYEVERNSHKLDHEVIHEIEEFLKEMKQLNMPYGLHTFGNAPDESLRSSTIQAIQEVMKDISAVELDKNIQEGAKRELSSMMKSMNGQFITTGTGNDPVRNPSSLPTGKNFYAFNPEKIPKKEAWQVGMKLARELLDTYQAKHNGNYPEKLSFVIWGTETIRHEGILESQILYLLGVEPIWNEWGKVTGIKVIPKEELGRPRIDIVVSSAAEEMFGQLTHYIDQAVQMVKKLDEEDNLVRQHIIELTGKLVQQGWPRKKAEQYAAIRIFDEAPGRYDLNVSRIVSASGTWEDDSVVAEEYLKRMSHGYGNGLWGEPMEEVYKMVLSGTRMVVHSRSTNVYGTLDNDDFYMYAGGLAAAIRELDGKSPGLVVTNIMNPAKPEMTPIDRMMGMELRSRYLNPEWIEGMKKEGFEGANKMSEFVENMWGWQVTVPETIDDARWEQTFEVYVEDKYGMDLKEFFGKKNPYAYQALTARMLEAVRKDYWHPTEKVKQTLATEYMETVLEHGVSCCEHTCNNPAFQQYAMDVLSTSGLVNPEILVQYAEILKTATGKTLNERKTEMDKLVQSQVPQLSKAGRPVTSLSPPPSVNPPDPSSPNSPLLPFPNPPLPSFGNPPLPPFSKGGKGGLGALGREDKRELEDLGERKETEVSLDEKTEVVNGFEMEEIKANEDKGEARRSISSSVDTSNRSWFAMIIVLGCIGFFFYGWVRKRFL, from the coding sequence ATGAGAAGATATGCAATTTTCATACTGTTTATCATATTTACTTCTTACCTGCCTTTTTCCCATGCAGAAGAAGCGAGGTCTTTGAAATATACCTTTATCGTGGGAAACTACCTTACTCCTACCGTTATTAAGGCAATAAAAAATACCTGGAAGGAATATCCGTCCCTTAAGAACTGCATAGACTTTGAGCTGGTGAGTACTACCGATCTCGATTCCGGTTTCAATCCTCATGAGATTGAAGATGCTGATATCGTTGTTATCGACATCATGGGGATACGGATTTCAACCGCAACACAAGCAGGTTTTGATCAGGAGGCAATTAAAAAGGCTATTTCCCGCGGGGCACATATATTACCCATAAACCACTCTGCAGGTTTAGATAAGGAGTATATCGAGCTGGGACTTACGTATGATGAAGAATTCCGCTCGTATTTTGATTCCGGCGGGATAGAGAATTTCCAAAACATGCTGCTATTCTCTCTGAAGAAATATGCCGGAGTTTCCGGGATAAAGACAGAGCCGCCAGAGAAGTTATTAAAAAATGGTTACTACCATCGCCACAACTCACAAGGGATGTTTTTTGAGACATTTGAGGAATATGAGAGCTGGTATAAGGAAAAAGGCTATTGTAAGAAAGATGCAAAATGGGTTGCAGTCCTGACCTATTCATCGTTCTGTGAGCAGGGTCAGAATCAAGTGGAGGATGATATAATCCGTACCCTTGAGGAAAAAGGACTGAATGCCTTTGTAGCGTTTGGGTATCCTGAAGGGGCCGCAGTCGAGAGACTATTGGTAGATTCCAAAGGGGTTCCAAGGGTTTCCGGCATACTCTCATTTTTATTTCGCTTTTCAGATTTCAAAGCCGTGAATTCGCTGGAAAAATGTGGAGTACCAATAATCAATTTGATTACGGTGTATGGGAAGGACGGGAAGACATGGGAGAACGACCCTGAAGGTCTGAGTTCTTTGGAAGTAAGCTGGCAGTTAGCGATCCCTGAGATTGCAGGGCTTATTCAGCCTACTGTCGTATCGTATCGTATCCGTGAAAAGGATGATGAAACAGGTTTCTTTGTTGAGGAGCGAAAGCCGATACCGGAACGTATCGGCCGGGCTGTTAATCGCATACGTGCCTGGATCAATTTACAGGAAAAAGATAACGGAGATAAAAAGGTAGCGATATTCTACTGGAATTATCCGCCAGGAAAACAGCATATCGGTGCCAGCTATTTAAATGTTTTTGCCAGTATTGATACTGTCTTAAAGAGGATGAAGGATGATGGATATGATATTGGTAATGAAGCAATTGATGAAGAAATACTCCTTGAAAATTCCCTGAGATACGGGAGAAACATTGGGAATTGGGTGCCCGGTGAACTTGATGAAATGGTAAAGCACGGAAAATGCGTATTGCTGCCACTGGAAGATTACGAGAAGTGGATCAGAAATTTGCCGGTAAATTTCATCAAAGAGGTTACTGCGGATTGGGGGCCGGTTGAAGAATCAAATGTTATGATATGGACCGATCCGAAACAGAAGAAAAAGTATATGGTTATTCCTGCGGTAAGGCAGGGAAATGTTGTTATCCTGCCACAGCCCGTGAGGGGTTGGATGGAGGATATCGAAGCCATGTTTCACAGCAAAGACCTGTTTCCGCATCATCAATATGTGGGGGTTTATGCATGGCTGAAGTACGGTTTTGGTGCTGATGCCGTTATTCATTTTGGTACCCATGGTACGCATGAATGGCTGCCAGGAAAAAGTGGCGGTCTTTCTGGGGATGATGCGCCGGAAGCGTTGATTCAGGATTTACCGGTAATCTACCCTTATATTGTAGATGATGTTGGTGAGGGACTTGTTGCGAAACGAAGAGGCTCGGCAGTTATCGTAGACCACATGATTCCACCCTTAAAAAAGGGTGGACTGTATCATGAATATGCCGGGCTTGAAGAGATGATAAGCAGTCATGATCAGGCCCTTGAGCAGGGTGCCGAGCATGCAGGGCAGTATCAGGAAAATATTATAAAAAAAGTAAAAGCCCTGGGACTTGATAAGGATATAAATATCAGTGAATACCTGGTGCAGGGAGATACCAAGAATCCCCCCTTTCCTAAAGGGGGGTTAGGGGGGATTACTCATGATGAAACAAGAAATAATTATGAAGTGGAGAGAAATTCCCACAAACTTGACCATGAGGTTATTCATGAAATTGAAGAATTTCTTAAAGAGATGAAACAGTTAAATATGCCATATGGATTGCATACCTTTGGCAATGCACCTGATGAATCCCTTCGTTCGTCTACCATTCAGGCGATACAAGAAGTTATGAAAGATATTTCTGCTGTTGAGTTAGATAAAAATATTCAGGAAGGTGCGAAGCGGGAGTTATCCAGCATGATGAAATCTATGAATGGGCAGTTTATCACGACCGGGACAGGAAATGATCCTGTAAGGAATCCAAGCTCTTTACCAACGGGGAAAAATTTTTATGCCTTTAATCCTGAAAAGATTCCCAAAAAAGAGGCATGGCAGGTCGGTATGAAATTAGCCCGGGAACTGCTTGATACGTATCAGGCGAAACATAACGGTAACTATCCCGAAAAACTATCATTTGTTATATGGGGCACTGAGACGATACGTCATGAAGGTATACTGGAATCCCAGATACTCTATTTACTGGGAGTTGAGCCCATCTGGAATGAGTGGGGGAAGGTAACAGGAATCAAGGTCATACCAAAAGAAGAGTTAGGCCGTCCGAGAATCGATATCGTCGTCTCTTCAGCAGCAGAAGAGATGTTTGGGCAGTTGACTCACTACATCGATCAGGCTGTTCAAATGGTAAAGAAGCTTGATGAGGAAGATAACCTTGTCCGGCAACATATCATAGAATTGACCGGGAAATTGGTTCAGCAAGGCTGGCCCAGAAAGAAGGCTGAACAATATGCTGCCATAAGAATCTTTGATGAAGCACCCGGGCGTTACGATTTGAATGTCTCACGGATTGTGAGTGCAAGCGGGACCTGGGAAGATGATTCCGTGGTCGCAGAGGAATATCTGAAACGAATGAGCCACGGTTATGGAAACGGTTTGTGGGGCGAGCCAATGGAAGAGGTCTATAAGATGGTATTGAGTGGAACCAGGATGGTAGTCCACAGCCGTTCTACCAATGTTTACGGGACACTTGATAATGATGATTTTTATATGTATGCCGGAGGGCTTGCTGCAGCAATTCGGGAACTGGATGGAAAATCTCCCGGTCTGGTTGTTACAAATATCATGAACCCGGCAAAGCCGGAGATGACACCGATCGATAGGATGATGGGCATGGAACTGCGGTCCCGCTACCTGAATCCCGAATGGATTGAAGGGATGAAGAAAGAGGGATTTGAAGGGGCCAATAAGATGTCTGAATTTGTTGAGAATATGTGGGGCTGGCAGGTCACTGTACCCGAGACAATAGACGATGCCCGTTGGGAGCAGACATTTGAAGTCTACGTTGAAGATAAATACGGGATGGATTTAAAAGAATTTTTTGGCAAGAAAAACCCCTATGCTTATCAGGCCCTTACAGCTCGTATGCTGGAGGCTGTACGAAAGGATTATTGGCATCCTACGGAAAAGGTGAAACAAACTTTGGCGACGGAATATATGGAAACGGTACTAGAGCATGGTGTATCCTGCTGTGAGCATACCTGCAATAACCCAGCTTTTCAACAATATGCCATGGACGTTTTGAGTACATCAGGTCTTGTAAATCCTGAAATCCTGGTTCAATATGCTGAGATTTTAAAAACCGCTACAGGGAAAACACTCAACGAGCGGAAGACAGAGATGGATAAGCTTGTTCAGTCTCAGGTACCACAATTGAGTAAAGCCGGGCGGCCAGTTACTTCTCTATCCCCTCCACCCTCGGTTAATCCCCCTGATCCCTCCTCTCCTAATTCCCCTTTACTCCCCTTTCCTAATCCCCCCTTACCCTCCTTTGGTAATCCCCCATTACCCCCCTTTAGTAAAGGGGGGAAGGGGGGATTAGGGGCGTTAGGAAGAGAAGATAAAAGGGAATTAGAAGATTTAGGAGAACGAAAAGAGACGGAGGTATCTTTAGACGAAAAGACAGAAGTCGTGAATGGATTCGAAATGGAAGAGATAAAAGCCAATGAAGATAAAGGAGAGGCGCGTCGCAGCATATCCTCTTCTGTAGATACATCGAACAGGTCGTGGTTTGCTATGATAATAGTATTAGGATGCATCGGTTTCTTTTTTTATGGATGGGTAAGGAAGAGATTTTTATAG
- a CDS encoding two-component sensor kinase, with protein sequence MNKKRIRVLLIDDNSDEVRLIQEILKEDDTVKFELEHASQFLLGLEYLKEKRFDVLLLDLNVPDNGGLHMLSQVRTQSPKLPIVVLTGFIDEVTGTKAVQAGAQDYLVKEEVNYKLLARSIRYAIEHKRVEEELRTVNESLECRVAERTSALAKANTELRMKVAEHKEMEEEIKLLQTMTFAIVEAEDFSSTLGIVLRKVCEATGWVYGEAWLISPDGKYLEYCVAWHRDPKKMEEIKQDSKMLAFSPECGLPGRVWSLKKPEWMIESMVRRNFPHAEFCKKFGFKAAMGIPVVTNDEVIAVLTFFMQEQRDEDERLTRLISSVATQLSVVIHRKMIEDALRISEGKYRLLLENLPQRIFYKDKSLVYVSCNRNLAADFHIRPDEITGKTDYDFFPKELAEKYRAVDKQIMESGQTDEREEEYSKDGQELIIRIVRTPVKDEKGAVIGILGIFWDITEKVILQREAERSRHLASLGELAAGVGHEINNPITGVINCAQILLNKSSEGSKEKDLARRIIKEGDRIANIVHSLLSFTRPDSEKKNIINMHGILSDTLTLIESQLRKEGITMKLDISQKLPEILAHPQQIQQVFLSIINNARYALNQKYPETHDNKIFEISGEETTMNNNAYVKIIFCDHGTGIPAEMRDKVINPFFTTKYSNKGIGLGLSISHTIIRNHGGKLMIDSREGEYTKIIIMLPRYSS encoded by the coding sequence ATGAACAAGAAACGCATCAGGGTTTTACTCATAGATGATAATTCAGATGAGGTCCGATTGATACAGGAGATACTAAAAGAAGACGATACTGTCAAATTTGAGCTGGAACACGCCAGTCAGTTTTTATTAGGACTGGAGTATCTGAAAGAAAAACGATTTGATGTGTTACTTCTGGACCTCAACGTACCAGATAATGGAGGCCTTCACATGCTTAGTCAGGTCCGTACACAGTCGCCAAAATTACCCATTGTAGTATTGACAGGGTTTATTGATGAAGTAACAGGTACTAAGGCGGTGCAGGCGGGGGCGCAGGACTATCTTGTTAAGGAGGAAGTGAATTACAAATTGCTGGCGCGTTCCATACGGTATGCGATTGAACACAAGAGGGTTGAAGAAGAACTAAGAACGGTTAACGAATCTCTAGAATGCCGTGTAGCAGAACGGACATCGGCGCTGGCAAAGGCAAACACAGAGCTTCGTATGAAAGTCGCTGAGCATAAAGAGATGGAAGAAGAGATTAAGCTGCTGCAAACAATGACCTTTGCAATTGTTGAGGCAGAAGATTTCTCTTCTACGCTTGGCATTGTACTGCGTAAAGTATGCGAGGCTACCGGTTGGGTTTATGGTGAGGCATGGCTTATCTCTCCTGACGGTAAATACCTCGAATATTGTGTAGCATGGCATAGAGATCCTAAAAAAATGGAAGAAATTAAACAAGACAGTAAAATGCTTGCCTTTTCGCCGGAATGTGGTCTTCCGGGCCGTGTATGGTCTTTAAAGAAGCCAGAATGGATGATCGAGTCTATGGTAAGGAGAAACTTCCCCCATGCAGAGTTTTGCAAGAAATTTGGCTTTAAAGCAGCAATGGGTATTCCCGTCGTAACGAATGATGAAGTTATTGCCGTACTGACATTCTTTATGCAAGAACAACGGGATGAAGATGAACGGTTGACCAGGCTTATTTCTTCGGTTGCTACCCAATTAAGCGTTGTTATCCATCGGAAAATGATTGAGGATGCCCTGCGTATCAGTGAAGGCAAGTATCGGCTCCTCCTTGAGAATCTGCCACAAAGGATATTTTATAAGGACAAGAGTTTAGTGTATGTATCCTGCAATAGAAATTTAGCAGCAGATTTTCACATCAGGCCGGATGAGATTACGGGAAAGACCGATTATGATTTTTTCCCCAAAGAACTTGCCGAGAAATACAGAGCCGTGGATAAGCAGATTATGGAATCAGGGCAAACAGATGAAAGAGAAGAGGAGTATAGTAAAGATGGACAGGAATTAATTATCCGTATAGTAAGAACTCCTGTAAAGGACGAAAAAGGCGCTGTTATTGGTATTTTAGGCATATTTTGGGATATTACCGAGAAGGTGATCTTACAAAGAGAGGCTGAGCGGTCCAGACATCTGGCATCATTAGGTGAACTGGCTGCGGGTGTAGGCCATGAGATTAATAATCCCATAACCGGCGTTATTAACTGTGCCCAGATATTATTGAATAAAAGTAGCGAGGGAAGTAAGGAAAAAGACCTTGCCAGACGAATTATCAAGGAAGGAGATCGTATAGCTAATATCGTACATAGTCTTCTGTCTTTTACCCGGCCCGATAGTGAAAAAAAGAATATTATTAACATGCATGGAATATTGTCTGATACGCTTACCCTGATAGAATCGCAATTACGAAAAGAGGGTATTACGATGAAGTTAGATATTTCCCAAAAATTACCTGAAATCCTTGCGCATCCACAGCAAATTCAGCAGGTATTTTTAAGTATCATAAACAATGCCCGATATGCCCTGAATCAGAAATATCCCGAAACGCACGATAATAAAATCTTTGAGATTTCAGGGGAAGAAACAACGATGAATAATAATGCCTATGTAAAGATCATTTTTTGTGACCACGGCACCGGTATCCCTGCCGAAATGAGAGATAAAGTAATCAATCCTTTTTTTACAACAAAATATAGTAATAAGGGGATTGGGTTAGGATTAAGTATTAGTCATACTATTATCAGGAATCATGGTGGTAAGCTTATGATTGATAGCAGAGAGGGAGAATATACCAAAATCATCATAATGCTGCCCCGGTATTCAAGCTAA
- a CDS encoding two-component sensor kinase, translating into MRLFLSIKKKLLIFVLCISLIPIVVIATTCYFSIRNTLKYQTLEKLKGLAESKRLHFLSLMEIKKTRAIDFSADKFIKSAFETVVREGISKQPEAASLQRYLIEDKLPLCRQLIAITLLDEHGKVTTSTSEKLIGKDISHKGVFPQDIGHNTVDVDQPHYFSYFDKDCVCISAPIISEYSAEPLGSIICTYSLTILSEIAINRAGMGETIELYLVNRDKMMLTKSRFIDNAPLRQMVDTEPVRQIIRGKKEYIGIYRDYRGIPAVGAALDIPEYGWILLAEMDKAEAFASLKKFGFITLFMGMIGIAAAAGAGTVFAVSTSRPVKDLTDAAEKFAWGELNFRVKANRKDEFGVLATCFNAMAEKLAGKIAEHKRMADELRTLNESLEQQVNDRTMSLAKGNEELRREIENRKQTEGRLKKYEILFSEIRDLAYICDTRGNILFVNKIFGILTGHKPEEFFGKPFAPLFDEENLKKAIDVCTRTVKGESLLFELSFRDTGRVCEYKNFPLRDEKGNIIGTIGTARDVTEQRRAESALRKSEASLSNAQRIAHVGNWEWDKEKNILYWSDEVYRIFGLSPQTSDISYEIFMNAIHPGDREYVRKSIHEALYEGKPFIIDHRISLPDGTVRFAHCQGEVIYDTTGKPIQMNGTIQDVTELKKIEEELKALNKSLEERVTKRTADLIMVNEKLRKEMAEHKLADESLHESEERYRNLVENALDVIYTLTVDGTIVSLNTAFETITGWLRTEWLHKQFIPLVHPDDRSIALKLLQRVHQKEIPPAFELRILSKSGNYLVGEFKVTPQIRKGSVIGILGIARDITERRRAEDVLRASESKYRLLIENLPQRIFSKDKALRFVSCNENLARDFHIRPDEITGKTDYDFFPKELAEKYRAEDKQIMESGQTDDREEEYMKDGKTLIVRMVRTPIKDEKGNVLGILGVFLDITEKITLQREAERSRHLASLGELAAGVAHEINNPITGVINCAQILLNKSSEGSKERDIAGRIIKEANRIANITSSLLSFARQGDAKEKKSIVSVHEIITNTLVLTEAQLRKEGITITLDVSQKLPQIIAHPQQIQQVFLNAISNARYALNQKYPEVHENKILEIIGEETTIDNRPAVKITFYDHGTGIPARIRDRVVEPFYTTKPRGKGTGLGLSISYSIIRDHEGRFIIDSVEGKFTKVSVVLPAFKPVS; encoded by the coding sequence ATGAGACTATTCCTGTCGATTAAGAAAAAGTTGCTCATATTTGTATTGTGTATTTCTCTTATTCCTATTGTCGTAATTGCAACTACCTGCTACTTCTCTATCAGAAATACACTGAAATATCAAACTCTGGAGAAGCTAAAAGGGCTTGCAGAATCAAAAAGACTTCATTTTCTGTCTCTTATGGAGATAAAAAAGACGCGTGCCATAGATTTCAGCGCTGACAAGTTTATCAAAAGCGCTTTTGAGACTGTTGTTCGTGAAGGGATTTCCAAACAGCCTGAAGCAGCTTCCTTACAGAGATACCTCATAGAGGATAAACTTCCGCTCTGCCGTCAACTTATCGCAATAACCCTTCTCGATGAACATGGTAAGGTTACAACATCCACGAGTGAGAAGTTGATTGGCAAAGATATTTCTCATAAGGGCGTATTTCCACAAGATATAGGCCACAATACTGTAGACGTTGACCAGCCGCATTACTTTTCTTACTTTGATAAAGATTGCGTATGTATCTCTGCGCCAATTATCTCTGAATATAGCGCTGAGCCGCTTGGCTCCATTATTTGTACCTACAGCCTTACCATATTGAGCGAGATTGCGATCAACCGTGCCGGAATGGGAGAGACCATTGAGCTATACCTGGTCAATAGAGACAAGATGATGCTTACGAAGTCAAGATTTATCGACAATGCGCCTCTCAGGCAGATGGTAGATACAGAGCCAGTCCGCCAGATTATCAGGGGTAAGAAAGAGTATATTGGTATATACAGAGACTATAGAGGAATACCCGCTGTTGGCGCTGCATTAGATATACCAGAATATGGCTGGATACTTTTGGCAGAGATGGATAAGGCAGAGGCCTTTGCGTCATTAAAAAAGTTTGGTTTTATTACCTTGTTTATGGGGATGATAGGTATTGCCGCTGCCGCCGGCGCGGGGACTGTCTTTGCTGTCTCGACATCAAGGCCAGTCAAGGATTTAACGGATGCAGCAGAAAAATTCGCATGGGGGGAATTGAATTTCCGGGTAAAAGCGAATCGCAAAGATGAGTTTGGCGTTTTGGCCACATGCTTTAATGCTATGGCAGAGAAACTTGCCGGGAAGATTGCCGAGCACAAGCGGATGGCGGATGAACTGAGGACGCTGAATGAATCCCTTGAACAACAGGTGAATGATCGGACAATGTCGCTTGCGAAGGGCAATGAAGAACTTCGGAGAGAAATCGAAAATCGTAAGCAGACAGAGGGACGGTTGAAAAAATATGAGATATTATTTTCTGAGATACGGGATCTTGCGTACATTTGTGATACCAGAGGAAATATTCTCTTTGTAAATAAGATATTCGGAATATTAACGGGTCACAAACCTGAGGAATTTTTTGGAAAGCCATTTGCGCCTCTTTTTGACGAAGAAAACCTGAAAAAAGCAATAGATGTCTGTACAAGAACCGTAAAGGGAGAAAGCCTTCTGTTTGAACTTTCTTTCAGAGATACGGGAAGGGTTTGTGAATATAAAAATTTTCCCCTGCGGGATGAAAAGGGGAATATCATAGGAACTATTGGCACAGCCAGAGACGTTACCGAACAGAGACGGGCGGAATCGGCGCTCCGCAAAAGCGAGGCCAGTCTTTCCAATGCCCAAAGAATTGCTCATGTGGGAAACTGGGAATGGGATAAAGAAAAAAATATACTCTATTGGTCTGATGAGGTCTATCGGATCTTTGGTTTATCTCCGCAAACATCTGATATAAGTTATGAGATATTTATGAATGCTATTCATCCCGGTGATAGAGAATATGTGAGAAAGTCTATTCACGAGGCCTTATATGAGGGAAAACCCTTTATCATTGACCATCGGATATCTTTGCCCGATGGCACGGTGCGTTTTGCCCACTGTCAGGGGGAAGTTATCTATGATACTACGGGAAAGCCAATTCAGATGAACGGGACAATTCAGGATGTTACGGAGCTTAAAAAGATAGAGGAGGAATTGAAGGCGCTTAATAAGTCTCTCGAGGAACGAGTGACAAAAAGGACAGCAGATCTTATCATGGTAAATGAAAAACTCCGGAAAGAAATGGCTGAGCATAAGCTGGCGGATGAGTCGTTGCATGAATCGGAAGAACGATACAGAAACCTTGTTGAGAATGCCCTGGATGTAATCTACACGCTTACTGTAGACGGAACTATTGTCTCGCTCAATACTGCTTTTGAGACTATTACGGGTTGGTTGCGTACGGAATGGCTGCATAAGCAGTTTATCCCCCTGGTTCATCCTGATGACAGGTCCATCGCATTAAAGTTGCTGCAACGTGTTCATCAGAAGGAAATACCTCCGGCTTTTGAATTGCGTATTCTGAGCAAGTCCGGTAATTATCTGGTTGGAGAATTTAAAGTGACTCCACAAATCCGGAAAGGATCAGTAATCGGGATTTTGGGTATTGCCCGCGATATTACCGAACGCAGACGTGCTGAAGATGTGTTGCGCGCAAGCGAAAGTAAATATCGGCTTCTTATTGAAAATCTTCCTCAAAGAATATTTTCTAAAGATAAAGCTCTCAGGTTTGTATCTTGTAATGAGAATTTAGCAAGAGATTTTCACATCAGACCGGATGAGATCACAGGAAAGACCGATTATGATTTTTTTCCCAAAGAACTTGCCGAGAAGTACAGAGCTGAAGATAAGCAGATTATGGAATCAGGGCAAACAGATGATAGAGAAGAAGAATATATGAAAGATGGAAAGACATTGATTGTCCGTATGGTGAGAACCCCGATAAAAGATGAAAAGGGTAATGTTCTTGGCATCTTAGGCGTATTTCTGGATATCACGGAAAAGATAACCTTGCAAAGAGAGGCTGAACGGTCCAGACATCTGGCATCATTAGGTGAACTGGCAGCGGGTGTAGCCCACGAGATCAATAACCCCATAACCGGTGTTATTAACTGTGCCCAGATATTATTGAATAAAAGCAGCGAAGGAAGTAAGGAAAGGGATATTGCCGGCCGGATTATCAAAGAGGCTAACCGTATAGCGAACATAACCAGCAGTCTTCTTTCCTTTGCAAGACAGGGTGATGCGAAGGAGAAAAAAAGCATTGTCAGTGTTCATGAAATAATAACAAATACGCTTGTTCTGACAGAGGCACAATTACGAAAAGAGGGTATTACGATAACGTTAGATGTTTCTCAAAAATTGCCCCAAATTATTGCACATCCCCAGCAAATACAACAAGTCTTTCTGAATGCTATCAGTAATGCGCGATATGCCTTAAACCAGAAATATCCAGAGGTGCATGAGAATAAAATCCTGGAGATTATCGGGGAAGAAACAACGATAGATAACCGTCCGGCGGTAAAGATTACCTTCTATGATCATGGCACGGGTATACCTGCCAGGATACGAGATAGAGTAGTAGAACCGTTTTATACCACAAAACCCCGGGGTAAGGGAACAGGACTGGGGTTAAGCATCAGTTATAGTATTATCAGAGACCATGAGGGCAGGTTTATTATTGATAGTGTTGAAGGGAAGTTTACCAAGGTTAGCGTAGTTTTACCAGCGTTTAAACCAGTTTCTTAA